The proteins below are encoded in one region of Desulfomicrobium apsheronum:
- a CDS encoding response regulator, giving the protein MDDTLRVLLVDDEESYLETAAKIFRRKGIDVELCSIGRDVVGILMEKKCQVVVLDLKMPGMTGQEVLREIKGSLPAVQVIILTGHATSDDAAICLTSGAFDFLIKPIEMSHLLDRIKTAYDMWKLSSDN; this is encoded by the coding sequence ATGGATGATACATTGCGAGTCCTGCTTGTCGATGATGAGGAAAGCTATCTGGAAACCGCGGCCAAGATATTCAGGCGCAAGGGCATTGACGTGGAGCTTTGCTCAATTGGCAGGGACGTGGTGGGAATTCTCATGGAAAAGAAGTGTCAGGTGGTCGTGCTTGACCTGAAGATGCCCGGAATGACGGGGCAGGAAGTGCTCCGGGAAATCAAGGGCAGCCTGCCGGCCGTGCAGGTGATCATTCTCACCGGTCACGCCACTTCGGATGATGCAGCCATCTGCCTGACCAGTGGCGCTTTTGATTTTTTGATCAAGCCAATTGAAATGAGTCACCTTCTCGACAGGATCAAGACGGCTTACGATATGTGGAAACTTTCTTCGGACAATTGA
- a CDS encoding acyl-[acyl-carrier-protein] thioesterase: MDTVGGMIFEQGRKIQLFHTDATGRVTLASLCRFAQESAGGHAERLGVGMERLAGKNMAWVLREQAMHVTRYPGLGEVLRITTWPTRAERILCHRDYRILDESGQLVARGTSAWLGLDLATRRPCKAESFFHLPAEAMLAPVFERPLPELQAPLDGCPSDIRTVRASDMDALGHMNNLRYLDWIMDHLGLFGMKTPFGQVRIRHAREVRDGDKVEVRHGLTEDGEVLLQMRRLDGGREVCLARLGLRPSEQIAQQ, translated from the coding sequence ATGGATACAGTAGGCGGGATGATTTTCGAGCAGGGCAGGAAGATTCAGCTCTTTCATACGGACGCAACCGGTAGGGTAACACTGGCGTCCCTGTGCCGATTTGCCCAGGAAAGCGCGGGAGGGCATGCCGAGCGCCTTGGGGTTGGCATGGAGCGGCTGGCTGGAAAGAACATGGCCTGGGTGCTGCGCGAACAGGCCATGCACGTGACGCGATACCCCGGACTGGGAGAGGTGTTGCGGATCACGACCTGGCCGACACGGGCCGAAAGGATTCTCTGCCATCGCGATTACCGCATCCTGGACGAAAGCGGGCAACTGGTCGCCCGGGGCACCAGTGCCTGGCTCGGGCTGGATCTTGCGACAAGACGTCCATGCAAGGCCGAGTCCTTTTTTCATCTGCCGGCCGAGGCCATGCTGGCGCCGGTCTTTGAGCGGCCCCTGCCGGAATTGCAGGCACCCTTGGATGGTTGTCCCTCGGACATCCGCACTGTCCGCGCAAGTGACATGGATGCCCTGGGGCATATGAACAACCTGCGTTATTTGGACTGGATCATGGACCATCTGGGCCTTTTCGGCATGAAAACGCCTTTTGGCCAAGTGCGCATTCGTCACGCGCGGGAGGTCAGGGATGGGGACAAGGTCGAGGTTCGGCACGGCTTGACGGAAGACGGCGAGGTGCTTTTGCAGATGCGTCGGCTTGATGGCGGACGGGAAGTCTGTCTTGCGCGCCTGGGCCTGAGGCCGTCGGAGCAGATTGCGCAGCAATGA
- a CDS encoding sensor histidine kinase: MSVFGLKDLGTKIAITALGFSLIPLIVLGVTMYSMFASAYHTKVRSNLVTLAENKRQGIDLFLREQISQLRTLAYSHSIEDLSSQEKLEQILNTMQLSSRTFIDLGLINEEGVHVSYSGPYNLSDVNYKNEKWFNQVMVRKIFVSDVFEGFRGFPHMIIAVKKQEKGKVWILRATIDSDIFDSLVRWLQLGDLGDAYLVNRDGELQTKPRFGNKSQEIYTAFLGSPFSGAKVAEFESERKKVFVGGIWLEQKNWLLVIEEDMRGELQPLFETQTATWAVVGGGIIFIIVGTLMITRMIVAQQERSDREQAQLNEELIQSSKMAALGKLAAGVAHEVNNPLAVIREKAGWMRDLLEEEDVKASPNFQEFGDAVDKIEHHVERAGKVVHRMLGFARRMEPVCNDLYINDVLKQTSAFLDNEIRFRNIQLIWELAQDLPTIQSDAAQIQQVFLNLLNNAIDAIDRNGNITVSTGYEDESDMVHISIRDDGPGMDKEVQRRIFDPFFTTKRVGEGTGLGLSISYSIINKLGGIIRFDSEVGHGTEFTILLPVKHHDRKE, translated from the coding sequence ATGTCTGTATTTGGGCTCAAGGATCTCGGGACAAAGATTGCCATCACGGCCTTGGGTTTTTCGCTCATTCCGCTTATCGTTCTGGGTGTGACCATGTACTCCATGTTCGCGTCGGCCTACCATACCAAAGTCCGCTCCAATCTGGTGACTCTGGCCGAAAACAAACGCCAGGGAATCGATCTCTTTTTGCGTGAACAGATTTCCCAGTTGCGCACCCTTGCCTACTCCCACTCCATTGAAGACCTCTCCTCCCAGGAGAAGCTTGAGCAGATTCTGAACACGATGCAGCTGAGTTCCCGCACGTTTATCGATTTGGGACTCATTAACGAGGAGGGGGTGCACGTCAGCTATTCCGGCCCATACAATCTCTCTGATGTGAATTACAAAAACGAGAAATGGTTCAACCAGGTAATGGTCCGAAAGATCTTCGTTTCAGACGTGTTTGAGGGCTTTCGGGGCTTCCCTCACATGATCATTGCCGTAAAGAAACAGGAAAAAGGCAAGGTCTGGATTTTGCGGGCCACCATTGACTCGGATATTTTTGATTCTTTGGTGCGCTGGCTGCAGCTCGGGGATCTTGGTGACGCCTACCTGGTGAATCGCGACGGCGAATTACAGACAAAACCAAGGTTCGGAAACAAAAGCCAGGAAATCTACACGGCGTTTCTTGGCAGCCCATTTTCCGGGGCCAAAGTTGCTGAATTCGAGTCCGAGAGAAAGAAAGTGTTCGTCGGAGGGATTTGGCTTGAGCAGAAAAACTGGCTTCTCGTAATCGAGGAGGACATGCGCGGAGAACTCCAGCCCCTCTTTGAGACCCAGACGGCGACATGGGCCGTGGTGGGTGGGGGCATCATTTTCATCATAGTCGGCACCCTTATGATCACGCGCATGATCGTCGCACAGCAAGAGCGCAGTGACAGGGAGCAGGCGCAACTCAACGAGGAGCTGATCCAGTCCAGCAAGATGGCGGCGCTGGGAAAGCTGGCCGCTGGCGTGGCGCATGAAGTCAACAACCCTCTGGCCGTTATCCGCGAAAAGGCGGGCTGGATGCGGGATTTGCTGGAGGAAGAGGACGTGAAGGCGAGTCCGAATTTTCAGGAATTCGGGGATGCCGTGGATAAAATCGAGCATCATGTCGAACGGGCGGGAAAGGTCGTGCACCGCATGCTGGGTTTTGCACGGCGAATGGAACCAGTCTGCAACGATCTCTATATAAACGATGTGCTCAAGCAGACGAGCGCTTTTCTGGACAATGAAATCCGGTTCCGAAACATCCAGCTCATCTGGGAACTGGCTCAGGATCTGCCGACTATTCAATCCGATGCCGCCCAGATTCAGCAAGTGTTTCTCAATCTCCTCAACAACGCCATCGATGCCATAGATCGTAACGGCAATATCACGGTGTCCACAGGTTACGAGGATGAATCGGATATGGTACACATCAGCATACGTGACGATGGTCCGGGCATGGACAAGGAGGTCCAGCGGCGCATTTTCGATCCGTTCTTCACGACCAAGAGAGTAGGGGAGGGAACGGGGCTTGGACTTTCCATCAGTTACTCCATAATCAATAAATTGGGCGGTATCATCCGCTTCGACAGCGAAGTCGGCCACGGTACCGAATTTACAATCCTTTTGCCGGTGAAACATCATGACAGAAAGGAATAA
- a CDS encoding sigma-54-dependent transcriptional regulator yields MVKLKIFLEWVSRMRPGGSVPARRKLRTRLLVTLIPTSLIVLALMGYATYWASSEFISLALERNSRIHAVSTAYAVETLLERCKRQLLFAARNPMSAEDTARYLRNIRELDGLEFAEFGFMPLREEEPVVFVSRGGEEQLLTQDEVDGIRPGPALLYAHVRGLKVGDVWLSEFGEVETPYPSADNPRERMSLVALRMVTPYVDPDGELSGYVYLSLNAQMIRNVLSLYESSNSPVFAFSRNPKFQRYTFFFDVGGWVLFQSESENEMEAPLRTLNIRTTLTGTLGRPGMPEAFRPSDWNENYWRTVEDVRKGHKNIIRPLNRAESASAYSDHFLAYAPVRLHLSPDQDARIIGGVAYEDRSVLVDLAGYRHIDVMLIISAISVLVLVLAIALVARGTTLGLQELAYAVKSLTEKGGEWEEVRLIETGYEAEMLKDSINSMIRTLQAQFEEIKSKDLKIESVALKEPAELSMGSTVSLLDADFPELVGSGPYMKQMKRDIIKASQVEVDVLIEGETGTGKQLAAEAVHRLSSRNGKPFISINCGELDENLLLDSLFGHVKGAFTDGKGDRRGAFLQADGGTLFLDEIQSASMKVQQALLRALSLRKIKPLGSDQDVDVNVRLITATNVDLKALIGAVKFREDLYYRLKVITITTPPLREQRQNIPILAMHFLKEGEHMAGRSGLALSRGALKALISYDWPGNIRELKHVIITAAVMSEGRVIQAEQLGINGKARNEDDAISESADPYVRENGVGFENSLAARTDIKKQDAVLPLDLNSRQVIACEYVRAHGSISSKDLLGLLDGGISKRTASYDLQDLVSRALLIRVGRGPSTRYVWPMGGDSV; encoded by the coding sequence ATGGTCAAGCTGAAGATCTTTTTGGAATGGGTGTCCCGGATGCGCCCCGGTGGATCTGTTCCCGCCAGGCGTAAACTCCGAACGCGCCTGCTTGTGACGCTTATCCCCACGTCCCTCATCGTGCTCGCGCTGATGGGGTATGCAACATACTGGGCGTCATCGGAGTTCATCTCCCTCGCCCTTGAACGCAACTCAAGGATTCATGCCGTTTCCACCGCCTATGCGGTGGAAACGTTGCTGGAGCGTTGCAAGCGGCAGCTGCTTTTCGCGGCCCGCAATCCCATGAGCGCGGAGGATACGGCCCGCTATCTAAGGAATATTCGGGAACTCGATGGCCTTGAGTTTGCAGAATTTGGCTTCATGCCCCTGCGTGAAGAAGAGCCTGTTGTTTTTGTGAGTCGCGGGGGGGAAGAACAACTGCTGACGCAGGATGAAGTGGACGGCATCCGGCCCGGACCTGCACTTCTGTATGCGCATGTTCGCGGACTGAAAGTCGGAGACGTGTGGCTTTCGGAGTTCGGTGAGGTGGAGACCCCGTATCCGAGTGCCGACAATCCACGTGAACGAATGTCTCTTGTGGCTTTGCGCATGGTGACTCCCTATGTGGACCCTGATGGAGAATTGAGCGGCTACGTCTATCTTTCCCTGAACGCCCAGATGATCCGCAATGTGCTCTCTCTCTATGAATCGTCCAATTCTCCTGTTTTCGCTTTTTCGCGGAATCCAAAGTTCCAGCGCTATACCTTTTTTTTCGATGTCGGCGGATGGGTGCTTTTCCAATCCGAATCGGAAAATGAAATGGAGGCGCCTTTGCGAACCTTGAATATCCGGACGACCTTGACCGGCACTCTGGGCAGACCCGGTATGCCCGAGGCTTTCCGGCCTTCGGATTGGAACGAAAATTATTGGCGGACCGTCGAGGATGTTCGCAAGGGGCATAAGAACATTATCCGGCCACTCAATCGTGCGGAGTCCGCTTCGGCCTACAGTGATCATTTTCTTGCCTACGCCCCGGTACGCCTGCACTTGAGCCCGGATCAGGACGCCAGAATCATCGGTGGAGTCGCCTATGAGGACCGGAGCGTTCTGGTCGACCTCGCCGGATACCGGCATATTGATGTCATGCTGATCATCAGCGCCATTTCCGTACTGGTTCTGGTGCTGGCCATCGCACTGGTGGCCAGGGGCACCACGCTTGGCCTGCAGGAGCTTGCCTATGCGGTGAAGTCTCTCACGGAAAAGGGAGGAGAGTGGGAGGAGGTACGCCTGATTGAGACGGGCTACGAGGCAGAGATGCTCAAGGATTCGATTAATTCCATGATAAGGACGCTGCAGGCGCAATTCGAAGAAATCAAGTCAAAAGACCTCAAGATCGAGTCCGTGGCTTTGAAAGAGCCGGCGGAGTTGAGCATGGGGTCCACCGTGTCCTTGCTGGACGCGGATTTTCCCGAACTTGTCGGTTCGGGGCCGTACATGAAGCAAATGAAACGCGATATCATCAAGGCCAGCCAGGTCGAAGTGGACGTGCTTATCGAAGGCGAAACCGGTACGGGCAAGCAATTGGCAGCCGAAGCCGTGCATCGCCTGTCATCCCGAAATGGCAAACCTTTCATTTCCATCAATTGCGGGGAACTGGACGAGAATCTTCTGCTTGACTCCCTGTTCGGTCACGTCAAAGGGGCGTTCACGGACGGCAAAGGTGACCGGCGCGGCGCTTTTCTTCAGGCCGATGGCGGGACGCTGTTTCTGGACGAGATTCAGTCCGCATCCATGAAGGTCCAACAAGCCTTGTTGCGAGCGCTGTCTCTACGCAAGATCAAGCCGCTCGGCAGCGACCAGGATGTGGATGTGAACGTACGACTTATTACGGCCACCAATGTCGATTTGAAGGCCCTGATCGGCGCAGTAAAATTCCGCGAGGATCTCTATTACCGGCTCAAAGTCATTACCATCACAACCCCTCCGTTACGGGAGCAACGGCAGAACATTCCGATTTTGGCCATGCACTTCCTGAAAGAGGGGGAACACATGGCTGGAAGATCTGGTCTCGCCCTTTCGCGCGGGGCCCTGAAAGCCCTTATCTCCTATGATTGGCCAGGCAACATCCGTGAACTCAAACATGTGATCATAACGGCGGCCGTGATGTCCGAGGGGCGCGTGATCCAGGCCGAGCAATTGGGCATAAACGGCAAGGCAAGAAATGAGGATGACGCAATCAGCGAGAGTGCGGATCCGTATGTGCGGGAGAATGGGGTCGGTTTTGAAAATTCGTTGGCCGCAAGAACCGACATAAAGAAACAGGACGCAGTGTTGCCTTTGGATCTGAACTCCCGCCAGGTCATCGCATGCGAGTATGTACGTGCGCACGGGAGCATTTCGAGCAAGGATCTGCTCGGTCTTCTCGATGGCGGGATTTCAAAGAGAACCGCGAGCTATGACCTCCAGGACTTGGTCAGCCGCGCCCTGCTGATCAGGGTAGGACGTGGTCCCTCGACACGCTACGTGTGGCCCATGGGCGGCGATTCGGTCTGA
- a CDS encoding type 1 glutamine amidotransferase domain-containing protein, whose product MELTGKKFVLLVETQFNDHEFWYPYFRLKEAGAQVVVVSGKAGQSYEGKYGTPAKSEKAPADIKVADFAGIIVPGGYAPDHMRRDQNTVSLVRAFDQQGKIVAAICHAGWVLVSAGILKGRTVTSFFAIKEDLVNAGAKWQDHEVVIDKNMITSRTPDDLPAFMRAIIEAAKA is encoded by the coding sequence ATGGAACTGACTGGAAAGAAATTCGTGCTTCTGGTTGAAACGCAATTCAACGACCATGAATTCTGGTATCCCTACTTCAGGCTCAAGGAAGCCGGAGCGCAGGTCGTTGTGGTCTCGGGCAAGGCCGGACAAAGCTATGAAGGCAAATACGGAACGCCCGCCAAATCCGAAAAGGCTCCGGCGGACATCAAGGTGGCCGACTTCGCGGGGATCATCGTCCCGGGCGGATACGCCCCCGACCACATGCGTAGGGATCAGAACACCGTCAGCCTGGTCAGGGCCTTCGACCAGCAGGGCAAGATCGTCGCGGCCATCTGCCATGCGGGCTGGGTGCTCGTCTCGGCGGGCATCCTCAAGGGGCGCACGGTGACTTCCTTTTTCGCCATCAAGGAAGATCTGGTCAACGCCGGGGCCAAATGGCAGGATCATGAGGTCGTCATCGACAAGAACATGATCACCAGCCGCACGCCCGATGATCTCCCGGCCTTCATGCGGGCCATCATCGAAGCCGCCAAGGCTTGA
- a CDS encoding response regulator: MGRPHIVIVDDEARFRETMAKILEHRGFVVSLVESGDQALEFLETANPDVVLLDVRMPGLSGDEALPRILGMKPTARVIILTGHCEERAARRAFKAGAFDYLCKPCDIDVLVVRILDAVRSQIGIQERERTIAELMIPIDEYTCVQASSTVREGIERLKIAAENFISTGLIMECGHRAVLVFEGEELVGVLNMRNLIEALRPDYISAAHGATNHGVKYSGIFWQGLFNIRVRDLESKCVRDIMNPRPPVVDSDANLMQVADLLSAENRRRVAVKRDGRIVGVVREQELFHEIARLVLHRP; this comes from the coding sequence GTGGGTAGACCGCATATTGTCATTGTTGATGATGAAGCTCGTTTTCGGGAAACGATGGCAAAAATTCTGGAACACAGAGGCTTTGTGGTCAGCTTGGTCGAAAGCGGGGATCAGGCTTTGGAATTTCTGGAAACCGCCAATCCCGACGTTGTGCTGCTTGACGTGAGAATGCCGGGACTGAGCGGAGACGAGGCCTTGCCGCGAATTTTGGGCATGAAGCCCACGGCCAGGGTCATCATCCTCACCGGGCACTGCGAGGAGCGGGCCGCGCGCAGGGCTTTTAAGGCCGGTGCGTTTGACTATCTGTGCAAACCCTGTGACATTGATGTCCTTGTGGTTCGCATCCTCGACGCGGTCCGTTCACAGATCGGTATCCAGGAACGGGAGCGGACCATCGCCGAGCTTATGATCCCCATCGACGAGTACACCTGCGTGCAGGCGTCGAGCACGGTCAGGGAGGGCATAGAGCGCCTCAAGATCGCGGCGGAAAATTTCATTTCCACAGGTTTGATCATGGAGTGCGGTCATCGGGCAGTTTTGGTTTTCGAGGGGGAAGAGCTGGTGGGCGTGCTGAACATGCGCAATCTGATCGAGGCGCTCCGGCCGGACTATATTTCCGCAGCGCACGGCGCGACCAACCATGGTGTGAAATACTCGGGAATTTTCTGGCAGGGGCTTTTCAACATCCGGGTTCGCGATCTTGAGTCCAAATGTGTGCGCGACATCATGAACCCAAGGCCGCCTGTGGTGGACAGTGACGCCAACCTGATGCAGGTGGCCGATCTTTTGAGTGCGGAAAACCGTCGCCGGGTGGCCGTCAAGCGGGACGGCAGGATCGTGGGTGTCGTGCGTGAGCAGGAGCTTTTCCACGAAATAGCCCGGCTGGTCCTGCATCGTCCCTAG
- a CDS encoding response regulator, with product MTERNNSQIVTVHAGPSVLVVDDEQDFVETLVKRMERRGFKVAGVGGGQEALLLLGKEHFDVVILDVMMPGIDGIETLREIKLAWPKIQVILLSGHGGEEMGLRGMAYGAYSYLLKPVALKTIVETTYTAFEEAGVR from the coding sequence ATGACAGAAAGGAATAATTCGCAGATTGTGACTGTACATGCTGGCCCGTCGGTGCTTGTGGTCGATGACGAGCAGGATTTTGTTGAAACCCTGGTCAAGCGCATGGAGCGCAGGGGGTTCAAGGTCGCGGGAGTGGGTGGCGGGCAGGAGGCGCTGCTGCTGCTTGGCAAAGAGCATTTCGATGTGGTCATCCTTGATGTGATGATGCCGGGAATCGACGGGATCGAGACCTTGCGCGAGATCAAGCTCGCATGGCCCAAGATCCAGGTCATTCTGCTCTCGGGGCACGGCGGCGAGGAAATGGGGCTGCGTGGAATGGCCTACGGGGCCTATTCCTATCTGCTCAAGCCCGTAGCCTTGAAGACAATAGTGGAGACAACATACACGGCGTTTGAAGAGGCTGGGGTTCGGTAG
- a CDS encoding GGDEF domain-containing response regulator, with amino-acid sequence MIVDDEPVNIKALEIVLGDEHDLTYATTGEMALDMARAEPQPDLILMDIVMPGLDGFEVCAELKKDEKTHNIPVVFLTAKWETSEEAKGLELGAVDYIRKPFSPPIIRARIRNHLELKRNRDLLENLSTLDGLTNIPNRRRFDEIYTHEWTRALRTKSPLSLLFIDIDHFKNYNDLYGHMAGDDCLKAVARVLQSSLGRPADFLARFGGEEFIILLPDTSETGCLHLAENIRDALKKLHLEHRDSSVADYLTVSIGAVTCNDIAQCDRALLLEEADKLLYQAKHDGRNCVRAKSLP; translated from the coding sequence TTGATCGTTGACGACGAACCCGTCAACATCAAAGCCCTCGAAATAGTCCTGGGCGACGAGCATGATCTCACCTATGCCACCACGGGAGAAATGGCTCTGGATATGGCTCGCGCCGAGCCCCAGCCGGACCTCATCCTCATGGATATCGTCATGCCCGGTCTGGATGGTTTTGAAGTTTGCGCAGAACTAAAAAAGGACGAAAAGACCCACAACATTCCAGTCGTTTTTCTGACCGCCAAATGGGAAACCAGCGAAGAGGCCAAGGGGCTCGAACTTGGTGCCGTGGACTACATACGCAAGCCCTTCAGCCCCCCGATCATTCGCGCCCGGATACGTAATCATCTGGAGCTCAAGAGAAATCGAGACCTGCTCGAAAACCTGTCCACCCTGGACGGACTGACCAACATCCCCAACAGGCGCAGGTTCGACGAAATTTATACTCATGAGTGGACCAGGGCCCTGCGCACAAAATCACCCCTGTCCCTACTTTTCATCGATATCGACCACTTCAAGAACTACAATGACCTCTATGGCCACATGGCCGGTGACGACTGCCTCAAGGCCGTAGCCCGGGTTCTTCAGTCCTCGCTTGGCCGCCCCGCCGACTTTCTGGCCCGCTTCGGGGGCGAGGAATTCATCATCCTGCTCCCGGACACAAGCGAGACGGGTTGCCTGCACCTGGCGGAAAATATCCGCGACGCCCTGAAAAAATTGCATCTCGAACATCGGGATTCCTCGGTCGCCGATTACCTCACCGTGTCCATCGGTGCGGTGACCTGCAACGATATCGCGCAGTGCGACCGCGCCCTGCTCCTGGAAGAGGCGGACAAGCTGCTCTATCAGGCAAAGCACGACGGCCGGAACTGCGTCAGGGCGAAAAGCCTGCCCTGA
- a CDS encoding sensor histidine kinase — translation MRQYTRQTIKRNFFAAMLLAPFIPVLLALGTGGYLFWNHVQQGALSRLTLLSTGSARVVDLFLDDFLGDLTMAQVHLSEHPDSNGLRTVFDRLSVKHKRLVDVALVDPDGLVKAYVGPSVYTGTHIVPGQWLDEALQRGSSVSGVISGQMGLPHCIVALRLTSGDEPLILRASLDLEIFAQMLMDVRGGATELFLVNREGEVIAGSGGQILTRERGLVEHVFMERVGTAFHDSPSDTAYSSVVLRHGGWILAARKHMGAIFSATDSTALFLGMSLLSAGIVVFLSSLYLTGYVEKMLRQRDEEREVLREQLYRAGRLAELGEMAAGFAHEINNPLQIMKSDQAYMEMLLQDFRDRAASDADFLGDVNEMAASINQLKLQIDRCARITHSILSFGRAGNSEAQNIDLGKFIPEVLTMIQKKIQLSNIALHVDMPDSRLLVHVDPARLQQVLLNLLNNAMYAVSEVSNIRPGEIVLSCSAEGADQVRVEIRDNGSGIGVDQQKLIFTPFYTTKPAGSGTGLGLSLCHGIVESMKGVLDFTSVKGQGSAFFLLLPRVTSSTD, via the coding sequence ATGCGTCAGTACACAAGACAGACCATAAAGCGGAATTTTTTCGCGGCCATGCTACTGGCTCCTTTCATTCCCGTGCTGCTGGCACTTGGGACGGGTGGATATCTTTTCTGGAATCATGTGCAGCAGGGCGCGCTCAGCAGATTGACGCTCCTTTCAACAGGCAGCGCCCGAGTCGTCGACCTTTTTCTGGATGATTTCCTGGGTGACTTGACGATGGCCCAGGTCCATCTGTCCGAACATCCCGATTCCAACGGGTTGCGTACTGTTTTTGACAGACTTTCCGTCAAGCACAAGCGGCTTGTCGATGTCGCCCTGGTCGATCCAGACGGGCTGGTGAAGGCTTATGTGGGGCCCAGCGTTTACACGGGCACGCACATCGTCCCAGGACAATGGCTGGATGAGGCGCTGCAAAGGGGTAGCAGCGTAAGTGGCGTCATCTCCGGGCAGATGGGTCTGCCTCACTGCATTGTGGCGCTGCGGTTAACCTCCGGCGATGAGCCGCTCATCCTGCGCGCTTCCCTTGATTTGGAAATTTTTGCCCAGATGCTCATGGATGTACGTGGCGGGGCAACCGAACTGTTTCTCGTCAACCGGGAAGGTGAAGTCATTGCCGGAAGTGGCGGACAGATTCTGACCAGAGAGCGCGGGCTGGTTGAACATGTCTTCATGGAAAGAGTCGGGACGGCATTCCACGACTCGCCTTCCGACACGGCATATTCGAGCGTTGTCCTGCGTCATGGCGGTTGGATTCTGGCTGCACGCAAACATATGGGCGCGATTTTCAGCGCCACTGATTCGACGGCCCTTTTTTTGGGGATGTCTCTGCTGTCCGCAGGCATTGTTGTCTTCCTGTCTTCGCTTTACCTGACCGGCTACGTCGAAAAAATGCTGCGGCAGCGTGACGAGGAGCGTGAGGTGCTGCGAGAACAGCTCTATCGTGCCGGACGGCTGGCCGAGCTTGGAGAGATGGCTGCTGGATTTGCACATGAGATCAACAACCCCCTGCAGATCATGAAAAGCGACCAGGCCTACATGGAGATGCTGTTGCAGGATTTCCGGGACAGGGCCGCGTCGGACGCCGATTTTTTGGGCGACGTGAACGAGATGGCTGCGAGCATCAATCAGCTCAAGCTTCAGATCGACCGTTGTGCGCGGATCACCCATTCGATTTTGAGTTTCGGCCGGGCGGGAAACTCCGAGGCGCAAAACATCGATCTTGGCAAGTTCATTCCTGAAGTTCTGACCATGATCCAAAAAAAGATTCAACTGAGCAATATCGCCCTGCATGTCGACATGCCTGATTCACGCCTGCTTGTGCATGTCGATCCTGCCCGTTTGCAGCAGGTTCTTCTGAATCTGCTCAACAACGCCATGTACGCCGTCAGTGAGGTTTCCAATATCAGGCCCGGAGAGATCGTACTCTCATGTTCGGCCGAGGGGGCCGACCAGGTGCGTGTCGAGATCAGGGATAATGGGAGCGGGATCGGCGTGGATCAGCAGAAGCTTATTTTTACGCCCTTCTATACCACCAAGCCCGCCGGAAGCGGTACCGGTCTTGGGTTGTCATTGTGCCATGGCATAGTGGAGAGCATGAAGGGGGTTCTGGATTTTACCAGCGTGAAGGGGCAGGGGTCGGCTTTTTTTCTCCTCTTGCCCAGGGTTACATCTTCCACGGATTGA